A single genomic interval of Asinibacterium sp. OR53 harbors:
- a CDS encoding class I fructose-bisphosphate aldolase, translated as MSNQKIVDLLGDKAAYLLDHQCTTIDQSSLHLPSPDHIEKIWINSNRNNTTLRNFQTLLDHGRLGGTGYCSIFPVDQGVEHSGGSAFAPNPIYFDPENIVKLAIEGGCNGVASTYGVLGLMSRKYAHRIPFIVKINHNEFLSYPNRYDQTMFGTIRSAWNMGAIAVGATIYWGSAESARQLKEVAEAFEMAHELGMVTILWCYTRNNAFKVDGVDYHTSADLTGQANHLGVTLQADIIKQKLPTNNGGYLATKHGKTSPLVYTKLTTDHPIDLCRYQLLNCYSGRVGLINSGGESKGASDLSEAVYTAVINKRAGGMGLILGRKAFQRPMSEGIEMLQTIQDVYLDRTVTIA; from the coding sequence ATGTCCAATCAAAAAATCGTCGACCTCCTGGGCGATAAAGCCGCTTACCTGCTCGATCACCAATGCACTACCATTGACCAATCGAGCCTTCACCTTCCTTCACCCGATCACATAGAAAAGATCTGGATCAACAGTAACCGCAATAACACCACCCTGCGTAATTTCCAAACACTGCTCGATCATGGCCGGCTCGGCGGAACAGGCTATTGCAGTATTTTCCCGGTAGACCAGGGCGTGGAACACAGCGGCGGGTCGGCCTTCGCTCCCAACCCTATTTATTTCGATCCTGAGAATATTGTGAAGCTGGCGATCGAAGGCGGTTGCAACGGCGTGGCTTCTACTTATGGTGTATTGGGTTTGATGAGTCGCAAGTACGCACACCGGATACCGTTTATTGTGAAGATCAACCACAACGAATTCCTGAGTTATCCCAACCGTTATGACCAGACCATGTTCGGTACCATCCGCAGTGCCTGGAATATGGGAGCCATTGCCGTAGGTGCTACTATTTACTGGGGAAGCGCCGAGAGTGCAAGACAACTGAAAGAAGTAGCGGAAGCATTTGAAATGGCGCACGAGCTGGGTATGGTTACTATTCTCTGGTGCTATACACGCAACAATGCCTTTAAAGTAGATGGTGTAGATTACCATACTTCGGCCGATCTTACCGGTCAGGCCAACCACCTGGGTGTAACACTGCAGGCCGATATCATCAAACAAAAATTGCCCACCAATAATGGCGGTTACCTCGCCACCAAGCATGGCAAAACGAGTCCGCTCGTGTATACAAAACTTACTACCGACCATCCCATCGATCTCTGCCGTTACCAGTTACTGAACTGTTACAGTGGCCGTGTGGGGCTGATCAACTCCGGTGGCGAAAGCAAGGGCGCCAGTGACCTCTCGGAAGCCGTATACACCGCAGTCATCAACAAAAGGGCCGGTGGTATGGGTCTGATCCTGGGGCGTAAAGCTTTCCAGCGCCCGATGTCGGAAGGTATTGAAATGCTTCAAACCATCCAGGACGTCTACCTCGATAGAACCGTTACAATTGCCTGA
- the fbaA gene encoding class II fructose-bisphosphate aldolase, protein MKKYKAGVLFGEELEALYNDAKDNHFALPAVNTIGTNTINATLETAAKVNSPVIIQFSNGGAQFIAGKGMPNDHLQGNIAGGVSGALHIHNVAKYYGVPVILHTDHAAKKWLPWVSGLIDAGEQFYKEKKQPLFSSHMLDLSEEPIEENIHTSVEFYKRMAPLGMSIEIELGVTGGEEDGVDNSGVENDKLYTQPQHVAYAYTELSKVGKLFTVAAAFGNVHGVYSPGNVELRPEILKNSQDHIEKELKTGKKPVYFVFHGGSGSPQHQIREAIGYGAIKMNIDTDLQWSFWEGVQQFYKKNEAYLQGQLGNPEGSDKPNKKYYDPRVWLRKAEETFSKRLEVAFEDLNCINRNA, encoded by the coding sequence ATGAAAAAGTACAAAGCCGGGGTCTTATTTGGAGAAGAACTGGAAGCCTTATACAACGACGCAAAAGACAATCATTTCGCCCTGCCGGCAGTGAATACCATTGGAACCAATACCATCAACGCTACCCTTGAAACTGCTGCAAAAGTAAATTCACCTGTTATCATACAATTTTCCAATGGCGGTGCACAGTTCATCGCAGGAAAAGGAATGCCCAACGATCACCTCCAGGGCAATATTGCGGGAGGCGTATCCGGCGCATTGCACATTCACAATGTAGCCAAATACTATGGCGTACCGGTGATACTGCATACCGACCATGCTGCAAAGAAATGGTTGCCATGGGTAAGCGGACTCATTGATGCCGGTGAGCAGTTTTACAAAGAGAAAAAGCAACCTTTGTTCAGCTCCCACATGCTGGACCTTTCTGAAGAGCCCATCGAAGAGAACATTCATACCTCTGTTGAATTTTACAAACGCATGGCCCCACTGGGTATGAGCATCGAGATTGAACTGGGTGTTACCGGTGGTGAAGAAGACGGTGTTGACAACAGCGGAGTGGAAAACGATAAACTCTATACACAACCACAGCATGTCGCTTATGCTTATACAGAATTGAGCAAAGTGGGCAAACTGTTCACCGTGGCTGCTGCCTTCGGCAATGTGCATGGTGTTTATAGTCCGGGTAATGTGGAACTCCGCCCTGAGATCCTGAAAAACAGCCAGGACCATATTGAAAAAGAACTCAAAACCGGCAAGAAGCCTGTTTATTTTGTATTCCATGGTGGTAGCGGCTCTCCCCAGCACCAGATCAGGGAAGCCATCGGTTATGGTGCCATCAAAATGAACATCGATACCGATCTCCAGTGGTCATTCTGGGAAGGTGTTCAACAATTTTATAAGAAGAATGAAGCTTACCTGCAAGGTCAGTTAGGTAATCCTGAAGGATCTGATAAGCCCAACAAAAAATATTACGATCCTCGTGTGTGGTTGCGTAAGGCCGAAGAGACTTTCTCTAAACGTCTTGAAGTGGCTTTTGAAGATCTTAATTGTATCAACAGGAACGCGTAA
- a CDS encoding helical backbone metal receptor → MISFCDQIGRSIELKEPPRRIISLVPSQTELLFNLGLDEEVVGITKFCVHPQQWFKSKTRIGGTKSVKPALIKELRPDLIIANKEENTKEQVDALRDLAPVYTSNVSTLDGALIMIRQIGIITGKEPAAEKIIHIIREGFADLSPTSGHQKTRTAYLIWRNPYMSVGGDTFIHDMLTRCGFQNVFAGQTRYPETSIEELASKNTTLILLSSEPYPFRKQHIAEIRQSLPQASIELVDGEMFSWYGSRLQQTPAYFTSLLQKLAHHS, encoded by the coding sequence ATGATCTCGTTTTGTGACCAAATAGGCAGAAGCATTGAATTAAAAGAGCCTCCCAGGCGTATTATTTCATTGGTGCCTTCACAAACAGAGTTATTATTCAACCTGGGATTGGACGAAGAAGTAGTGGGCATCACGAAATTTTGTGTTCATCCGCAGCAATGGTTTAAGAGCAAAACAAGGATCGGCGGCACCAAGTCTGTTAAGCCGGCATTGATAAAAGAATTGCGGCCCGACCTGATCATTGCCAATAAAGAAGAGAATACCAAAGAACAGGTGGATGCTCTCCGCGATCTGGCGCCTGTTTATACCAGTAATGTCAGTACGCTCGATGGCGCACTCATTATGATACGGCAGATAGGAATCATCACGGGTAAAGAACCTGCAGCTGAAAAAATCATTCATATTATTCGGGAAGGTTTCGCCGATTTATCCCCTACCTCTGGTCATCAAAAAACTCGCACTGCCTACCTCATTTGGCGCAACCCCTATATGAGTGTTGGCGGAGATACATTTATCCATGATATGCTCACTCGTTGTGGGTTTCAAAATGTGTTTGCCGGTCAAACCCGTTACCCGGAAACCAGCATTGAGGAGTTGGCATCTAAAAACACAACATTGATCCTCTTATCCAGTGAACCTTATCCTTTCCGCAAACAGCATATTGCTGAAATCCGGCAATCATTGCCACAGGCATCCATCGAGTTGGTAGACGGCGAAATGTTCAGTTGGTATGGCAGCCGCCTGCAGCAGACTCCTGCTTATTTCACCAGCCTCTTGCAAAAGCTGGCCCATCATTCCTGA
- a CDS encoding threonine synthase has product METAVSSYSLATDLYCPACGKQYDADSIQTYATCCNQPLVTRYAISPLSKSMLNNRPLNMWRYHELLPVHQKQHIVSLGEGWTPVFPLPSLAARLGIKKILLKDESFNPTGSFKARGISAAISKAKELGITHCVMPTAGNAGGALSSYAAKAQINATVIMPRHTPETLKEECRLYGASLLLVDGLIDACGRKAKEICATTGAFDMSTLKEPYRLEGKKTLGYEIAEQLKWRLPDVIVYPTGGGTGLIGMWKAFKEMKELGWINGKLPRMIVVQSDHCAPMVQLFETGHLPAHFSPEPTIAYGLAVPHPFAKDMIQEIIRESSGTAIAISEEAITLATRELATEEGRLLSPEGSAAYAGLKKLIEKDYIREDETVLFFNTGSWYKYR; this is encoded by the coding sequence GTGGAAACAGCAGTATCATCTTATTCTTTGGCAACCGATCTTTATTGCCCGGCCTGTGGCAAGCAATATGATGCAGATAGTATTCAAACTTATGCTACTTGTTGCAACCAACCCCTGGTAACCCGTTATGCCATTTCCCCTTTGTCCAAAAGCATGCTCAACAACAGACCGTTGAATATGTGGCGTTACCATGAGTTGCTGCCTGTACATCAAAAGCAGCATATCGTGAGTTTGGGTGAAGGATGGACGCCGGTTTTCCCATTGCCATCTCTTGCTGCAAGATTGGGCATTAAAAAAATTTTGTTGAAAGACGAGAGCTTCAACCCAACCGGCTCATTCAAGGCCAGGGGTATCAGCGCCGCTATTTCCAAAGCCAAAGAATTGGGTATCACACACTGTGTAATGCCTACGGCCGGTAATGCAGGCGGTGCCCTGAGCTCGTATGCGGCTAAAGCGCAGATCAATGCCACGGTGATCATGCCCAGGCATACACCGGAAACATTGAAAGAAGAGTGCCGGCTTTATGGCGCCTCTCTTTTGCTGGTAGACGGACTCATCGATGCCTGTGGCAGAAAAGCCAAAGAGATTTGCGCAACAACCGGCGCTTTCGATATGTCGACTTTAAAAGAGCCTTATCGACTGGAAGGCAAGAAAACACTGGGCTATGAAATAGCCGAGCAGCTGAAATGGCGCTTACCCGATGTGATCGTATATCCTACCGGTGGCGGCACCGGGTTGATTGGTATGTGGAAAGCATTCAAAGAAATGAAAGAACTTGGATGGATTAACGGCAAGCTACCACGTATGATAGTGGTGCAGTCGGACCATTGCGCCCCCATGGTACAATTATTTGAAACAGGCCACCTGCCTGCTCATTTTTCACCGGAGCCCACCATCGCTTATGGCCTGGCGGTTCCTCATCCATTTGCAAAAGATATGATACAGGAAATTATCCGCGAAAGCAGTGGCACTGCCATTGCAATCAGCGAAGAAGCTATTACATTGGCCACACGGGAACTGGCAACAGAAGAAGGCAGACTACTCTCTCCCGAGGGCAGCGCTGCTTATGCAGGATTGAAAAAACTGATCGAGAAAGATTATATACGCGAAGATGAAACGGTGCTGTTTTTCAATACGGGATCGTGGTATAAGTATAGATAA
- a CDS encoding LysR substrate-binding domain-containing protein — MISTRHEVFYEVARQKSFSKASQVLYISQPAISKHIRSLEEYYHTKLFERKGIAIELTRAGKLLFDKLGEVKAIQEQTEFEISTINDVLQAKGDLKLGASTTVALYILPKVLSAFNQHYPKINISLLNRNSEIVMDALLNKDIDLGCIEGRSKLSSVSYQPFMTDKVVAVCSRKSPLAKKKSYAVKDILQMPLAIRERGSGTLAALKYSLEKYRIKLSDLQIKVRLGGTEALKNFLIESDSLGFLPLRSVTKELKYSELVEVHFENLRVERDFYFIQRKGESSELHTQFIKLAKQIYNL; from the coding sequence ATGATTTCCACCCGGCACGAAGTATTCTACGAAGTGGCTCGACAGAAGAGCTTCTCCAAAGCGAGCCAGGTGTTGTATATCTCACAGCCAGCCATCAGCAAGCATATCCGGTCGCTCGAGGAATATTATCATACCAAATTATTCGAACGCAAAGGCATTGCCATTGAACTAACACGCGCAGGCAAACTGTTGTTCGATAAACTCGGTGAAGTAAAAGCGATCCAGGAGCAAACGGAGTTTGAAATCTCTACCATCAACGATGTTTTACAAGCCAAAGGCGATCTCAAGCTGGGTGCAAGCACCACGGTGGCTTTGTACATCCTTCCCAAAGTATTGTCGGCCTTCAATCAGCATTACCCAAAGATCAACATCAGCCTGTTGAACCGCAACTCCGAAATTGTCATGGATGCTTTACTCAATAAAGACATCGACCTCGGCTGCATCGAAGGCCGTTCAAAGCTTTCCAGCGTCAGCTACCAGCCCTTCATGACCGATAAAGTGGTGGCGGTATGCAGCAGGAAAAGTCCGCTTGCCAAAAAGAAATCCTATGCTGTCAAAGACATTCTCCAGATGCCATTGGCCATCCGTGAAAGAGGCAGCGGCACACTGGCGGCGCTGAAATATTCACTTGAAAAGTACCGGATTAAATTAAGCGATCTGCAGATTAAAGTCAGACTGGGCGGCACTGAAGCGCTAAAAAATTTTTTGATTGAATCCGATTCACTCGGCTTCCTGCCGTTGCGTTCTGTAACCAAGGAATTGAAATACAGTGAACTGGTAGAAGTACATTTCGAAAATCTTCGGGTGGAAAGGGACTTCTATTTTATTCAGCGAAAAGGAGAAAGCAGCGAACTACATACGCAATTCATCAAGTTGGCAAAACAAATATATAACCTGTAG
- a CDS encoding pyridoxal-phosphate dependent enzyme, whose amino-acid sequence MWLNNILETIGNTPLIKLNKITKDLPATVVAKVDYFNPGNSIKDRMALKMVEVAEQEGKLKPGGTIIEGTSGNTGMGLALAACVKGYKCIFVTTDKQSKEKADILKAVGAEVIVCPTNVLPDDPKSYYSVAKRLAREIPNSMYMNQYDNLANRLAHYESTGPEIWEQTEGKITHLVCTAGTGGTITGTAMYLKEKNPNIKVWAIDVYGSLLTKYFRTGEIDMNEVHPYISEGFGEDFVPQNYDMRVIDHFEQVTDKDGAVMARRIAKEEGLFCGYSAGSCLQGLMQLKDSLKAGDVVVCIFHDHGSRYVGKIYNDQWMMERGFLDVKTFKDIVNGRANQKLVTVTPGHIVSEAVELMKKHDIEQIPVMQDNELVGSLSESGLFQKIFSNPEIKNAKVSSVIEHAYPVVDFVTPVEKIGNLINKENGAVLAKDEKGEYHIVTKYDVIQSLAK is encoded by the coding sequence ATGTGGCTGAACAATATACTGGAGACCATTGGCAATACACCGCTCATTAAACTCAACAAGATTACCAAAGACCTGCCTGCTACAGTGGTAGCCAAAGTGGATTATTTCAATCCAGGCAACTCCATCAAAGACCGCATGGCGTTGAAAATGGTGGAAGTAGCAGAACAGGAAGGTAAACTGAAGCCCGGCGGTACCATCATAGAAGGGACCAGTGGTAACACGGGTATGGGATTGGCACTGGCCGCCTGTGTGAAAGGATATAAATGCATTTTTGTTACCACCGATAAGCAATCAAAAGAAAAGGCCGATATCCTCAAAGCCGTTGGCGCGGAAGTGATTGTTTGTCCCACTAACGTGTTACCCGACGACCCCAAAAGTTATTACAGTGTGGCCAAACGCCTAGCCAGGGAAATTCCCAATTCCATGTACATGAACCAGTACGATAACCTGGCGAACCGGCTGGCGCATTACGAAAGCACAGGACCCGAAATATGGGAGCAGACAGAAGGCAAGATCACGCACCTGGTTTGCACGGCTGGCACAGGAGGTACCATTACAGGAACAGCTATGTATCTCAAAGAAAAGAATCCCAACATCAAGGTGTGGGCCATTGATGTGTATGGTTCTTTGCTCACTAAATATTTCAGGACCGGTGAGATTGACATGAACGAAGTGCATCCTTATATCTCTGAAGGTTTCGGTGAAGATTTTGTTCCACAGAACTATGATATGCGTGTGATCGATCATTTTGAACAGGTGACCGATAAAGATGGGGCGGTGATGGCACGCAGGATTGCCAAAGAAGAAGGATTGTTCTGCGGATACAGTGCCGGCAGTTGCTTGCAGGGATTGATGCAGTTAAAAGATTCTTTGAAAGCAGGCGATGTAGTGGTTTGCATCTTCCACGATCATGGTAGCCGCTATGTGGGCAAAATTTATAACGATCAATGGATGATGGAACGCGGTTTCCTGGATGTAAAAACATTCAAAGACATCGTGAACGGCCGCGCCAATCAGAAACTGGTTACTGTAACGCCCGGACATATCGTATCTGAAGCCGTTGAACTGATGAAGAAACACGATATTGAGCAGATACCGGTAATGCAGGATAATGAACTGGTGGGTTCATTGAGTGAAAGCGGACTTTTCCAGAAAATATTCAGTAATCCTGAAATCAAAAACGCCAAAGTATCCAGTGTGATCGAGCATGCCTACCCCGTGGTTGATTTTGTAACTCCCGTTGAAAAAATCGGCAACCTGATCAACAAAGAAAACGGTGCAGTGCTGGCAAAAGACGAAAAAGGCGAATACCATATCGTTACCAAGTACGATGTGATCCAGAGCCTGGCGAAATAA
- the plsX gene encoding phosphate acyltransferase PlsX, with amino-acid sequence MNIGLDMMGGDFAPLEAVKGLQLYLSGHRSATSLYCIGDETVVQPLLAEQQVTSPDLHLIHAPEVIGYHEHPTKALKEKQRSSIAIGFHLLATGKIDAFISAGNTGAMLVGAMYSIKPIDGVQRPTISTIVPKLDGSTGLLLDVGLNADCKPELLNQFAVLGSLYAQHILNIADPKVGLMNVGEEEGKGNLLAQSAYPLLKENTLIHFTGNIEGRDIFTGKADVMVCDGFTGNIILKMAESIYDIAHERKLDQDEYFSRFHYENYGGTPVLGVTKPVIIGHGISNAKAFKNMITLAEKMIQSDLCGKMLESFK; translated from the coding sequence ATGAATATAGGCTTAGACATGATGGGCGGAGATTTCGCACCGCTGGAAGCAGTAAAAGGCTTGCAGCTATACCTGTCTGGCCATCGCTCTGCCACAAGTTTATATTGCATCGGTGATGAAACCGTTGTTCAGCCTTTACTGGCAGAACAGCAGGTTACATCACCCGATTTGCATTTGATACATGCCCCCGAAGTCATCGGGTATCACGAGCACCCTACCAAGGCCCTCAAAGAAAAACAACGTTCTTCCATCGCCATCGGCTTTCATTTACTAGCCACGGGTAAGATCGACGCCTTCATCAGCGCTGGTAATACGGGCGCCATGCTTGTGGGCGCCATGTACAGCATCAAGCCCATCGATGGTGTTCAAAGACCTACCATTTCCACCATTGTTCCCAAACTGGATGGCAGCACCGGTTTGTTACTCGATGTAGGATTGAATGCTGATTGCAAGCCAGAACTGTTGAACCAGTTTGCAGTATTGGGTAGTCTGTATGCCCAACACATCCTCAATATCGCAGATCCAAAAGTAGGTTTGATGAATGTGGGAGAAGAAGAAGGCAAAGGCAACCTGCTGGCACAATCTGCCTATCCCCTGCTCAAAGAAAACACATTGATCCATTTCACCGGCAACATTGAAGGCCGCGACATTTTCACCGGCAAAGCCGATGTAATGGTTTGCGATGGTTTTACCGGTAACATCATCCTCAAAATGGCCGAATCCATTTACGATATCGCCCACGAACGTAAACTGGACCAGGACGAATATTTCAGCCGTTTTCATTATGAAAACTACGGCGGCACTCCCGTACTGGGCGTGACAAAGCCTGTGATCATCGGCCACGGCATCAGCAATGCCAAAGCTTTCAAGAACATGATCACCCTTGCAGAGAAAATGATCCAGAGTGATCTCTGCGGAAAGATGCTTGAATCATTCAAGTAA
- the rpmF gene encoding 50S ribosomal protein L32, with translation MPNPKRRHSQQRSAKRRTHYVAQEVTLSKDTTTGEAHVRHRAHVSEGKLFYKGKLVAEKAPLKA, from the coding sequence ATGCCGAATCCTAAACGCAGACATTCACAGCAGCGCAGCGCTAAAAGAAGAACGCACTATGTTGCACAGGAAGTGACGTTAAGCAAAGACACCACTACAGGTGAAGCCCATGTGCGCCATCGTGCACACGTAAGCGAAGGAAAATTGTTCTATAAAGGAAAACTGGTAGCTGAAAAAGCTCCCCTGAAAGCGTAA
- a CDS encoding DUF177 domain-containing protein, with product MSHRREYEIAFVGLKPGIHVYEYRVDDKFFAPYGKQDFSNCDANIKLSLDKKNGFMQLRFDIDGTVEATCDRCGNPLHLQLWDEFNIIVKMVDEPDTMNEQEDDPDVYYISRGESHLYLSDWIYEFINLSIPLQKICGEDEKGKSKCNPEVLEKLKQMEEGTKKDDKNTVWKGLDQFKNLE from the coding sequence ATGAGTCATCGGCGGGAATATGAGATAGCGTTCGTGGGTCTGAAGCCGGGGATTCATGTATACGAATATAGGGTGGATGATAAGTTCTTTGCACCGTATGGCAAGCAGGATTTCAGCAACTGCGATGCCAATATCAAATTGAGCCTGGACAAAAAAAACGGGTTCATGCAATTGCGGTTTGATATTGACGGTACCGTGGAAGCTACCTGTGACCGCTGCGGCAATCCTTTGCACTTGCAGTTATGGGATGAGTTTAACATCATTGTCAAAATGGTGGATGAACCCGATACCATGAATGAGCAGGAAGACGATCCTGATGTATATTATATCAGCCGGGGTGAAAGTCACCTGTACCTGTCGGACTGGATCTACGAATTCATCAACCTGAGCATCCCGCTGCAAAAAATATGTGGAGAGGATGAAAAGGGTAAATCTAAATGCAATCCGGAAGTGCTGGAGAAGCTGAAGCAGATGGAAGAAGGAACAAAGAAGGATGACAAGAATACGGTGTGGAAGGGACTGGATCAATTTAAAAACCTGGAATAA